The sequence below is a genomic window from Streptosporangium lutulentum.
GCAGATCGTCGGAGGTCACCGTCGCGCCCGTGTCCTCGATCGGCGCGCCGAGGTTGTTCAGCGCGGCCTTCAGCGGCACGTTGGCGTCGATCCTGGTCTGCTCGCCGCCGATCCTGCCGACCCGTGAGAAGTCGAGCAGGTCGTTGATCAGGAGCTGCATGCGCTTGGCGCCGTCGACGGAGAAGGCGATGTACTGCTTGGCCCGGTCGTCGAGCTGGTCCCCGTAGCGCTGCTCCAGCATCTGCGTGAAGCTGGCCACCTTGCGCAGCGGTTCCTGCAGGTCGTGGCTGGCCACGTAGGCGAACTGCTCCAGCTCGCCGTTGGAGCGACGCAGCTCCGTCGCCTGTTCCTCCAGCTTGGCCTGTGTCTCGGACGCCCGGCGCCACTCGCTGAGGATGCGGCGGCGCATCGCGTCCACGTGGCCGGAGAGCTCGGCGAGCTCGGCCGGATGCTCGACCTTGAGCTTGTGGTCGAAGTCTCCCTGGGCGACCGCGCGAACCTGCCCGTTCAGCTCGGCCAGCGGGCGGAGCACGGTGTGGCGCACGATGAACACGGCGGCGATCCCGGCCAGGAGCAGCGCCGCCGCCACCCCGCCGAGCGCGACGTAGAGAGCCTGCCAGCCCCGTTCGAGCCGGGCACTGCCCATCGTGTGCAGCCGGTTCATGTGGGCCTGGAGCACCGCGAGCGAATGGCGGACCTCGTTGAACCGTGCGGCGTTGACCGGCGCGTTCTGCCGGTTGGAGGCCTCGGTCTTCATGGTCGGCACGGAGGCGATGACCTGCTCCGCGTAGTCGCGCCGCCAGGCGTCGCCCGCCGCCTTCAGCCGGGCCACCTCGGCGCCCACGACGGACTTCTCCGGCATCCGGGGCATCAGCTCGCCGAGCACGGCCAGCGCGGAGACCTCCACGGCGATCGCCCTCCTGTAGTCCTGGAGAGCCGTCTCCTCGTTGGTCCTGCCGTACGCCCGCACCGCGCTCTCCTGCGAGGTCAGCGCGTTGGAGATCTCCAGGACCCGCAGCGCCGCGGGGTCGACGACGTCGACGACGTCGACCCTGGCCGCGCGTGTCCTCATGAGCGAGGTGATCGTGATGGCGGCCGCGAGCGTGAAGACCAGCGCGACGACCGCTCCGGAGAACAGGAACCAGCGGCCCAGGGGCAGCTTTCCGAAACCCGTCGCGGGGGTGGGCGTGGGCAGGGGGTGCGGACGGGTGAGGTCGGTCATCGTCGCTCGCTCCGTGAGATGAGCACGGTCGCCAGGTCGTCGCTGAGCGCGTCGCGGTTCAGCTCGATGACCCGCTCGATGAGACGGTCGAGCTGGATGCCCCCCTGCTCGCGGACCAGGTTGAGCAGGCCCTCGGTGCCGAGCAGATCGGGCCCGCCGCCCACGGTGGCCTCGATCAGGCCGTCGGTGTAGAGGAGTATCGACCATTCGCCGCCGAGCGGCACCTCAAGCTCCAGCCACTCCACGTCCTGGAAGATCCCCAGGGGCGGTCCCGAGGGGGTGCCGGGCACCACCTCGATCACGCCGTCGCGGATCAGCAGCGGCGGAGGATGACCGACCACGTGCATCCGCACGTGGTCGAGCGCGGGGTCGATGGTGGCGATGCAGAGCGTGGTGAAGATCTCCGCCGACTTGCGCTCCAGGCGGAGCACCGAGTCGAGGGTGCGCAGCAGGTCGTTTCCGGTGTGCCCGGACAGGACGAGGGTCCGCCAGGCGATCCTGAGCGCGACCCCCAGCGCGGCCTCGTCCGGGCCGTGCCCGCAGACGTCGCCGACCACCACGTGCACGGCGCCGTCGGCGGTCTGCACGGTGTCCCAGAAGTCACCGGCGAGCAGGGCGCGCCGCCGGCCCGGCAGGTAGCGGGCCTGGTGATCCAGGGATCCGGGGGCCAGCACCGGGATCGGCAGGAGCCCGCGCTCCAGACGGGAGTTCTCCTTGGTCAGCAGCTCCGCCTCGACCAGCCTGCGCTGGGCCAGGTCGGCGCGCTTGCGCTCGATGGAGTAGCGGATCGCCCGCGCCAGCAGCCGGGCCTCCACATCCTGCTTGACCAGGAAATCCTGGGCGCCCGCGGCCACGGCCGCCGCGCCCACGTGGGTGTCGTTCAGCCCGGTCAGCACGAGCACGGCGGCGTGCGGCGCCATCGAGAGCACCTGCTCCAGCGCCTCAAGGCCGGTCGCGTCGGGCAGCGAGAGGTCGACGAGCACGCAGTGCACGTCCTCGGTCAGCCGGACCCGGCTCTCCGCCAGGCTGCGTACCCAGATGATTTTGGGTGGGTCGTCCGCCTCGCCGAGCAACTCCTCCACAAGGAAGGCATCGCCCGCGTCGTCCTCGATGAGGAGCAGTGTGAGCGTGTCATTGGCAGGGGCGGTCACGGACGCCTCTTCGTGAGATCGGGGACACCTATTAACGGTACGCAGAATAGTGTGACACCGGCACTTACAGGGTGTTGATCAATCCCTCGATTTCGCGCGGCGGCCTGCGAGTCTTCGGACGGACCGGCGAGCTCCGGACGTTCCGGGGAGAGGACGTCGCGATCGATGGAGAGAACCCTCCCGGAGGAGTGACGGAAATGAGGCGTCCAGGTCGCGTCGGCGTCGAATCCGTGTGAGCCGACGCTCTCTCCGGCCGGTGCTCCAGGTCACGGCCCGTCCGGCCTCGGGCGGAGACGCACGGGGAAGGCGCGGTGAGGCGGGAGCCGTGCGGATCACGTCGTGGTGATCAGGTCGAGTCCCTGGGGGAGGCTTCCTTCGCGGGCGGCCTCGGCGAGGAAGAAGAGCAGGGTCGAGCGGAAGGCCTGGGCCGCGCGGGTGGGCTCGACGTCCTTGCGGTGGGCGATGGCGATGGTACGGCGCAGCCCGGGAGGCGCCAACGGGATTCCGGTCAGGCCCGGACGGCCGTCCAGGACCATCGAGGGGACCAGCGCGATCCCCAGCCCGGCCTCCACGAAGCGCAGCACGGCGTCCATCTCGCCGCCCTCCACCGCGAACCTGGGCTCGAACCCGGCCTGGCGGCAGGCGCTGATCGTGGCCTCCCGCAGGTCGTAGCCCCGGCGGAACATCACCATCGGCCGCCCGCGCAGCTCCTCTATCCGCACGTACGGCTTGCGCACATGGGGTGAGGAGGGGGAGACGACGACCAGGTTCTCCCGCAGGATCTCCTCGGTGACCAGCGCGGGGTCGTCGTTCTGCAACGGCATGATGATCAGCGCCAGGTCGAGCTGGCCCCGGGCGAGGGTGCGGACCAGGTCGCGGGAGCCGCCCTCCTCCACGAACAGCTCGATGCCGGGATAGGCGTCGTGGAACCTGGCCAGTGCGTCGGCCAGCAGCCCCGCGCAGACCGAGGGGGTGGCGCCCAGCCTGACCCGGCCACGGCGCAGCCCGGCCAGTTCGCCGACCTCGCTCCGCGCGGTCTCGGCGTCGGCCAGCATCCGGCGGGCCAGCGGCAGCAGCGCCTCCCCGGCGGGGGTGAGGGTGACGTTCCCCCGGGCACGACTGAACAGCGGCGCGCCGAGTTCGGCCTCCAGGGCCTTGATCTGCTTGCTCAGCGACGGCTGGGCGACGCGCATCCGCTCGGCGGCCTGGGTGAAATGGCGTGTCTCGGCGACCGCCACGAAGTAGGCCAATTGCTGGAGCTGCACGTTCCCCTAGCGTACGGACCGCTCGGCCGCGGATCCGGGGCGCCCCCGGCCTGGGAGAGAATGTGAGATTGCTCGCACAGCCCGGCGACGCCCGAGGACGGAAGCGGCACGGACGCACAGGTAATAGCCAGAGGCTATGGAAACCACATCCATGATGACTTGGACGCGATAAAGACGCCTACCTAGCGTCACATGTGTGACTGCCACGATTGAGCGCGGATCCGCCACCGCGCCGGTTAATCCCCGGGGAAACACCCCTGCCAAGACCACAGCGCCCAGGAAGTCCGGTCGGTTCCTGGCCTCCACCAACGGGAAAAAGGCCGTGATGGCGGTCACCGGCGCCATCCTGGTGCTCTTCCTCATCGGCCACATGGCCGGCAACCTCAAGAGCTTCTTCGGTGCCGAGACCTTCAACGCCTACGCGGAGTTCCTGCGGACCATGGGCGAGCCGATCCTTCCCCGCCGGGTCCTGCTGACCGTGGTCGAGGTCGTCCTGACCGTGGCGATCGTCCTGCACATGTGGTCGGCGATCTCCCTGGCCCGCCGGGCGAGCAAGGCCCGCCCGGTCAAGTACGCGGCCAAGCGCAAGTCCCGGGCGAGCGGCTACGCCGTGCACACCATGCGCTACGGCGGCGTGGTCATCGTCCTGTTCGTGATCTGGCACCTGCTGGACCTCACGTTCGGCACGGTCAACCCGGCGGGCTGGGACGGCACGCCGTACGAGCGGCTGGTTCAGGGCTTCGCCCCCTCGCGCTGGCCGGTCACCCTCTTCTACGCGCTCGCCGTGATCATGGTCGGCCTGCACCTGCGGCACGGACTGTGGAGCGCCTTCCAGACGCTCGGCCTGGCGGGCGGGCGCAGCTACCGGGCGCTGAAGGGCACCGCCGCCGCGATCTCCGTGGTGATGGTCCTCGGCTTCCTCGCGGTGCCCGTCGCGATCCTGGCCGGAGTGATCAAGTGAGTGAACGGCGGAACACGGGCGAACCCGGCGCAGTGAACGAATCCGGCGCGATGAGCGCAGCGGCGATCGCCGCGAGGCGGGCCTTCCGTGCAGCGAACGAGGAGTGTTGAGCGAAAAATGATCACGCAGTACACCGAGGGCGAGCCGATCCGCGACACCAAGGCTCCCGACGGGCCGATCGAGGACCGCTGGGAGAAGCGCAAGTTCAGCGCCAAGCTGGTCAACCCCGCCAACAAGCGCAAGCTCAACGTCATCGTCATCGGCACCGGCCTGGCGGGCGGCTCGGCCGCCGCGACCCTCGGCGAGCTCGGCTACAACGTCAAGTCGTTCTGCTACCAGGACTCGCCCCGCCGCGCCCACTCCATCGCGGCCCAGGGCGGCATCAACGCGGCCAAGAACTACCGCGGTGACGGCGACTCGATCTACCGGCTGTTCTACGACACCGTCAAGGGCGGCGACTTCCGCGCCCGGGAGTCCAACGTCTACCGGCTCGCCCAGGTCAGCGTGAACATCATCGACCAGGCCGTGGCCCAGGGCGTGCCGTTCGCCCGCGAGTACGGCGGCCTGCTCGACACGCGCTCCTTCGGCGGCGCGCAGGTCTCCAGGACCTTCTACGCCCGGGGCCAGACGGGGCAGCAACTGCTGCTCGGCGCCTACCAGGCGCTGGAGCGGCAGATCGCGGCCGGGACCGTGGAGATGCACACCCGCCACGAGATGCTCGATCTGATCGTCTCCGACGGCCGGGCGCGCGGCGTCATCGTCCGCGACATGGTCACGGGTGAGATCGAGCGGCACCTGGCCGACGCGGTCGTGATGGCCAGCGGCGGTTACGGCAACGTGTTCTTCCTGTCCACCAACGCCAAGGGCTGCAACACCACGGCGATCTGGCGGGCGCACCGGCGCGGCGCGATGTTCGCCAACCCCTGCTACACCCAGATCCACCCGACCTGCATCCCCGTCAGCGGCGACTACCAGTCGAAGCTGACCCTGATGTCGGAGTCGCTGCGCAACGACGGCCGGGTGTGGGTGCCGGTCGAGAGGGGCGACACCCGGCCCTCCTCGGAGATCCCCGAGGAGGAGCGCGACTACTACCTGGAGCGCATCTACCCGGCGTTCGGCAACCTGGTCCCGCGTGACATCGCCTCCCGCGCCGCCAAGAACGTCTGCGACGAGGGGCGCGGCGTCGGGCCCGGCGGTCTGGGCGTCTACCTCGACTTCGCCGACGCCATCAAGCGCCTGGGCCGCGACGCGGTGGAGGCGAAGTACGGCAACCTCTTCGAGATGTACGAGCGCATCACCGGCGAGGACCCCTACACCCAGCCGATGCGCATCTACCCGGCCGTGCACTACACGATGGGCGGCCTGTGGGTGGACTACGACCTGCAGTCCACGATCCCCGGCCTGTTCGTGATCGGCGAGGCCAACTTCTCCGACCACGGCGCCAACCGCCTCGGCGCGTCCGCGCTGATGCAGGGACTCGCCGACGGCTACTTCGTGCTCCCGACCACGATCGGGGACTACCTCGCGAACGGTCCCTACGGGGAGGTCGACGAGGAGGCCGTGGCCGAGGCGGAGGTCGCGGTCCGCGACAAGATCAACAGGTTGCTGTCGAACAACGGCGACCGTACCGCCGACTCCTACCACCGTGAGCTGGGCAAGCTCATGTGGGACTACTGCGGCATGGAGCGCACCGAGGAGTCGCTGCGCAAGGCGCTGGAGCGGATTCCGGAGCTGCGCGAGGAGTTCTGGAAGAACGTGAAGGTGTCCGGCGAGGCCGACGAGCTGAACCAGGCGCTGGAGCGGGCCGGCCGGGTGGCCGACTTCTTCGACCTGGCCGAGCTCATGTGCATCGACGCGCTGCACCGCACCGAGTCGTGCGGCGGCCACTTCCGCGCCGAGTCGCAGGACGCCGACGGCGAGGCCCTGCGCGACGACGAGCACTTCGCCTACGTCGCGGCCTGGGAGTACGGCGAGCAGGGCCCGATCCTGCACAAGGAAGACCTCGACTACGAATACGTCAAGATGAGCCAGCGGAGCTACAAGTGAATCTCACCCTCAAGGTCTGGCGTCAGAGCGGACCCCAGGACAAGGGCCGGATGGTCACCTACGGGGTCGAGAACGTGTCCCCGGACATGTCCTTCCTGGAGATGCTCGACGTGCTCAACGAGCGGCTCATCCTGGAGGGCGACGACCCGGTCGCGTTCGACCACGACTGCCGCGAGGGCATCTGCGGCATGTGCGGCATGGTCATCAACGGCGTCGCCCACGGCGAGCAGGTGGCCACCACCACCTGCCAGCTCCACATGCGGCACTTCGAGGACAACGCGGTCATCACCATCGAGCCGTGGCGCGCGGCGCCCTTCCCGGTGGTGAAGGACCTGGTCGTGGACCGCTCCGCGTTCGACCGGATCATCCAGGCGGGCGGCTTCGTCTCCGTCCCGGCCGGATCGGCTCCCGACGCGCACAGCGTCCCGGTGAAGAAGGTCGACGCCGACTCGGCGTTCGACGCGGCCACCTGCATCGGCTGCGGCGCCTGTGTCGCCGCGTGCCCGAACGGCTCGGCCTCCCTCTTCACCGCCGCGAAGATCACCCACCTCAGCCTGCTGCCGCAGGGCCAGCCCGAGCGTGCCTCGCGCGCCAAGGCCATGGTCGAGCAGATGGACGCCGAGGGCTTCGGCGGCTGCACCAACACCGGGGAGTGCACCGCGGTCTGCCCCAAGGGCATCTCGCTGGACACCATCGCCCAGATGAACCGCGACTACCTCAAGGCCTCCAAATAGCCTTCGGGTGACACCGTCGCGCGGGCCGTACTTTCTTGCGAGAAGGTACGGCCCGCGGTCTTTCGGGTTACCGTCGCCGTCGCTTGAGTACGGCCCCTTCCCGGTTTGTGAATCTTCTGGAATCAGAATCACCGCGCCGATATAGTGCGTTTGGCATAGAAGATCATTAAATGTCGCAGGGGGCAGAATGAATCACCCGATGCCAGGTCCCGGGTCGCAGGAGCAGTTCGACCCCGTGGCGCCGGCCAAGCGCCCGACGAGCGTCGTACTCGGGGTCGTCCTCATGGTGCCGGTCTTTCTCGCCTGGCTGGCCGCCGGACCCGCCTGGATGGTCGTCACATCCAACATGGAGGGTGACGGCATGATCCTTTTCTGGATCCTCGGGGTCGCGATCCTGGCCCTCTGTCTGCTCCTGGCGTTCATGGCCGGCGCGGGAATGCTTCAGGCGTGGCGGGGGCAGTCGATGAAAATCTCCATTCCCGCCGGCTTCACGCTTTTCCTGTTCTTCATCTCGGTACTCAACATGATAATCAACGGCAAGATCGACTTTGCTCCGTCGCAGCTCGTTCCCCTTGTCCTCGGTGCTTGCGCCGGTGCCGCGCTCTTCCTGCTCAACGGGGCGAGCGCAAGCGCCTGGTTCGCCCGTTCCGGCCGGCGCTGAGGCGTTCCGGCCGGCGCTGAGGCGTTCCGGTCGGCGCTGAGGCGTTCCGGGCCGCTGTCGCGGCGGAGGCGCGATTCCCGCCGCGGGGGTTCTCCGGTGTTCGAGCCCTTTTTGATATGGCCGTAGCCCGGGGACGCGGGCGGGACGTCTTCTCCGCGAGGAGGGGTCATGGAAACAACCGGCGCCCTGGTGGACGAGCACTTCCTGCTGGAGCTGGTCCTCGTCGAGGCACTGCACGCGGAGGCCGAGGCTCTGGCCGGCGGCTGACGGGCCGGCCCCGGCTCCGGCGGGCGGAGCCGGGATCAGCCGAGTTCGGTGACGATCTCCCGCCGCAGGGCCGCGGAGTCGATGCCCGCGTCGGCGATGACGCGGGAGGCCAGGCCCTCGCCCTCGCGGAGGACGCCGAGCAGGAGGTGGCCGTCGGCGATGTGCCGGTGCTTGAGGTGCACCGCCTCGCGAAGGGACAGCTCCAGGGTCTTCTTGGCCCGCGGGCTGAAGGGGATGTGGTGTCCGACGAGCAGGTGACCCCGCCGGTCGGTCCTGGGCTTGCGGTCCAGGGCGCCGGGGCCGAAGGCGGCCTCGACCTTCTCCCGGATCGCCGACAGGTCGATGCCGATCGACTTCAGGGCGTCGGCGTCGAGGGCGTCTCCCGGTTTCCGGGGGATGAGGCGGAGGACGCTCTGGCGGGCACGGTCGTGGTCGAGGCCGTGCCGGCCCAGCACGCGCGCCGAGACGGTGTCCGGCTGTTCGAGCAGGCCGAGGAGGATGTGCTCGGTGCCGATGCGGTCGTGGTGCAGTCGCTGGGCGTTCCCCTGGGCGAGGACCACCGCCTGGCGGGCGTTCTTGTGGAACCGTTCGAACATGGCTATCTCTCCCGTCGTAGCAGGCCCCGGCCGCCCGCGTACTTCTTGTGCACCGCTTGCCGGGTGACTTCCAGACAGTGGGCGATCTCCTGCCAGGACCAGCCCTGTTCCCTGGCGTTGTCCACCTGAAGGGCCTCCAGTCGGTCGACCAGCATCCGCAACGCCCGTACGGCCCGGAGACCGACGGCCGGATCGCGGCTGCCGGCGTCGGAGGCCAGCTGCGCCGTATCGCTCATATGTGTCAACATAGGTTGACGTCGCGCGGCTGTCAATCCCGCCCTCACCAGAGAAAACAGTTTGCTTGATCAGGGTAAAGTTGCCAGCCTGGT
It includes:
- a CDS encoding sensor histidine kinase, whose protein sequence is MTDLTRPHPLPTPTPATGFGKLPLGRWFLFSGAVVALVFTLAAAITITSLMRTRAARVDVVDVVDPAALRVLEISNALTSQESAVRAYGRTNEETALQDYRRAIAVEVSALAVLGELMPRMPEKSVVGAEVARLKAAGDAWRRDYAEQVIASVPTMKTEASNRQNAPVNAARFNEVRHSLAVLQAHMNRLHTMGSARLERGWQALYVALGGVAAALLLAGIAAVFIVRHTVLRPLAELNGQVRAVAQGDFDHKLKVEHPAELAELSGHVDAMRRRILSEWRRASETQAKLEEQATELRRSNGELEQFAYVASHDLQEPLRKVASFTQMLEQRYGDQLDDRAKQYIAFSVDGAKRMQLLINDLLDFSRVGRIGGEQTRIDANVPLKAALNNLGAPIEDTGATVTSDDLPVVHGNRAQLTQLFQNLIGNAIKFRSQEPPKIHIGVRRDGAMWEFSCTDNGIGIESKYTDRIFLIFQRLHGRDAYAGTGIGLALCKKIVEYHGGRIWVDDDEPGKAGTTFRWTLPPGETDE
- a CDS encoding PP2C family protein-serine/threonine phosphatase; amino-acid sequence: MTAPANDTLTLLLIEDDAGDAFLVEELLGEADDPPKIIWVRSLAESRVRLTEDVHCVLVDLSLPDATGLEALEQVLSMAPHAAVLVLTGLNDTHVGAAAVAAGAQDFLVKQDVEARLLARAIRYSIERKRADLAQRRLVEAELLTKENSRLERGLLPIPVLAPGSLDHQARYLPGRRRALLAGDFWDTVQTADGAVHVVVGDVCGHGPDEAALGVALRIAWRTLVLSGHTGNDLLRTLDSVLRLERKSAEIFTTLCIATIDPALDHVRMHVVGHPPPLLIRDGVIEVVPGTPSGPPLGIFQDVEWLELEVPLGGEWSILLYTDGLIEATVGGGPDLLGTEGLLNLVREQGGIQLDRLIERVIELNRDALSDDLATVLISRSERR
- a CDS encoding LysR family transcriptional regulator; this encodes MQLQQLAYFVAVAETRHFTQAAERMRVAQPSLSKQIKALEAELGAPLFSRARGNVTLTPAGEALLPLARRMLADAETARSEVGELAGLRRGRVRLGATPSVCAGLLADALARFHDAYPGIELFVEEGGSRDLVRTLARGQLDLALIIMPLQNDDPALVTEEILRENLVVVSPSSPHVRKPYVRIEELRGRPMVMFRRGYDLREATISACRQAGFEPRFAVEGGEMDAVLRFVEAGLGIALVPSMVLDGRPGLTGIPLAPPGLRRTIAIAHRKDVEPTRAAQAFRSTLLFFLAEAAREGSLPQGLDLITTT
- a CDS encoding succinate dehydrogenase cytochrome b subunit codes for the protein MTATIERGSATAPVNPRGNTPAKTTAPRKSGRFLASTNGKKAVMAVTGAILVLFLIGHMAGNLKSFFGAETFNAYAEFLRTMGEPILPRRVLLTVVEVVLTVAIVLHMWSAISLARRASKARPVKYAAKRKSRASGYAVHTMRYGGVVIVLFVIWHLLDLTFGTVNPAGWDGTPYERLVQGFAPSRWPVTLFYALAVIMVGLHLRHGLWSAFQTLGLAGGRSYRALKGTAAAISVVMVLGFLAVPVAILAGVIK
- a CDS encoding fumarate reductase/succinate dehydrogenase flavoprotein subunit translates to MITQYTEGEPIRDTKAPDGPIEDRWEKRKFSAKLVNPANKRKLNVIVIGTGLAGGSAAATLGELGYNVKSFCYQDSPRRAHSIAAQGGINAAKNYRGDGDSIYRLFYDTVKGGDFRARESNVYRLAQVSVNIIDQAVAQGVPFAREYGGLLDTRSFGGAQVSRTFYARGQTGQQLLLGAYQALERQIAAGTVEMHTRHEMLDLIVSDGRARGVIVRDMVTGEIERHLADAVVMASGGYGNVFFLSTNAKGCNTTAIWRAHRRGAMFANPCYTQIHPTCIPVSGDYQSKLTLMSESLRNDGRVWVPVERGDTRPSSEIPEEERDYYLERIYPAFGNLVPRDIASRAAKNVCDEGRGVGPGGLGVYLDFADAIKRLGRDAVEAKYGNLFEMYERITGEDPYTQPMRIYPAVHYTMGGLWVDYDLQSTIPGLFVIGEANFSDHGANRLGASALMQGLADGYFVLPTTIGDYLANGPYGEVDEEAVAEAEVAVRDKINRLLSNNGDRTADSYHRELGKLMWDYCGMERTEESLRKALERIPELREEFWKNVKVSGEADELNQALERAGRVADFFDLAELMCIDALHRTESCGGHFRAESQDADGEALRDDEHFAYVAAWEYGEQGPILHKEDLDYEYVKMSQRSYK
- a CDS encoding succinate dehydrogenase/fumarate reductase iron-sulfur subunit, giving the protein MNLTLKVWRQSGPQDKGRMVTYGVENVSPDMSFLEMLDVLNERLILEGDDPVAFDHDCREGICGMCGMVINGVAHGEQVATTTCQLHMRHFEDNAVITIEPWRAAPFPVVKDLVVDRSAFDRIIQAGGFVSVPAGSAPDAHSVPVKKVDADSAFDAATCIGCGACVAACPNGSASLFTAAKITHLSLLPQGQPERASRAKAMVEQMDAEGFGGCTNTGECTAVCPKGISLDTIAQMNRDYLKASK
- a CDS encoding Clp protease N-terminal domain-containing protein; amino-acid sequence: MFERFHKNARQAVVLAQGNAQRLHHDRIGTEHILLGLLEQPDTVSARVLGRHGLDHDRARQSVLRLIPRKPGDALDADALKSIGIDLSAIREKVEAAFGPGALDRKPRTDRRGHLLVGHHIPFSPRAKKTLELSLREAVHLKHRHIADGHLLLGVLREGEGLASRVIADAGIDSAALRREIVTELG
- a CDS encoding RNA polymerase subunit sigma-70; this encodes MSDTAQLASDAGSRDPAVGLRAVRALRMLVDRLEALQVDNAREQGWSWQEIAHCLEVTRQAVHKKYAGGRGLLRRER